Below is a genomic region from Pseudomonas berkeleyensis.
TCGCAAGGCGTACGGCAGAGCGCCGGCAGCATCGAACGCCTGGCCGAGGACAGTCAGCACATCAGCCGTGTGGTCGGTGTGATCCATGGCATCGCCGAACAGACCAACCTGCTCGCCCTCAACGCCGCCATCGAAGCGGCGCGAGCCGGTGAAATGGGCCGTGGCTTCGCCGTGGTCGCCGACGAGGTACGCAACCTGGCCAAGCGCGTGCAGGACTCCACCGACGAAATCACCCAGATGATCGGCAACCTGCAGGGCGGCACCCGTGACGCCGTGGAGTTCATGCGTGAGAGTTCGGAGAACGCCAACCACTGCGTACAACTGGCACAGGAGGCAGGCGAGTCGCTGGCGGCAATCACCGCGGCAGTGGCACTGATGCGTGACAGCAATACGCAGATCGCCGTGGCAGCCAACCAGCAGAGCCAAGTCGCCGAGGAGATGACCCGCTCGGTGGTCGGCATCCGCGACGTCACCGAGCAAACGGTCGGCCAGACCCTCGAGTCGGCGGCCACCAGCCAGCAGTTGGCCGAACTGGCCGCAGAATTGAGCAAGGCCATCCGCCAGTTACGCCTGTAACCACGGCCTCAGGCTATCTGCTTCATAGCCAGGAGCAATTCGTCACAGCCACATCGGCAGTCCTAGACTCCCTTCATCGAGTCGAGGATTGCCCCATGGACACTCATCCCAACCTGCCGCCCCTGCTGGCGGTGCTGCTGTTTCTGCTATCGCTGACCCTGCTGCTGATCGGCGCCTGGCACCTCGGCTTCGTGCCGCTGACACTCGGCCTCATCGGGCTGTACGCCGCCCTGGCGCTACGGCCTCATGGCCTCTCTCCGACGTGACAAACCGTGCAACCTTTCTGCAATGGACGCCGCACCAGCAAGCGTCTATTACTCGAACAACAGGTAACTTCCCCGCACTTTTTCTTCGCGAATGCATGGCCATGCCCATGATGCAAACGAAAACTGCAATTTGGCCGCTGGTCGGACGAATTGAAGGGAAAAGTCATGGCACGATAGAATCGCCAACATATTGACCAAGGATAGTCGTATGTCGCCACTGCGGCATTTTCTTGTCACAGCCCTGCTGACATTGCTTTGCCAGTTATCCGCCAATGCCGAAACAGCGCCCTACCCACTGGATCGCCCGGCATTGACAGTACACCTGGCGGATGGACAACGCCTGACATTCAGCCTCCAGCAATTGCAACGTCTGCCCCAAGGCAGCATTCAGTTGCGTGATGGTGAAGGCGTCATGCAGAACTGGGTAGGCGTCCCTCTTCACCAACTGCTTGCGCAGATTCCCGGTGCCGACAACGGCAAACCCTTGCACACCACGGCACTCAACCATTACTCGGTGCTGGTTCCCTACGAGGACATCCAGCGCTACCAGCCCCTGATCGCCTACCAACTCAACGGGCGCTTCATGTCGATTCGCGACTATGGCCCCCTGTATTTGATCTACCCCTTCGACGATCACCCCGAACTGCGCCAGCAGATGTTCTATAACCGTTCCATCTGGCAGCTCAGCGAGATTCATGTCGAGTGACTCCGATGCCCGATACGCCCGCCAAGTACCCTGCCATGCCAGCACGCCTGAAGATCGTCGCCCTGGCCGCATTGGTGATCGCCATGACCCTGACCGTGGCCGGCTCGTTGTGGCTGGTGCAGAAGCAGGCCAGGCAACTGGCCTTGCCGACGCTGCATAGCGAGTTATGGCAGGCCTACCAGATCCACATGGAGCTGGATCGA
It encodes:
- a CDS encoding molybdopterin-dependent oxidoreductase, whose product is MSPLRHFLVTALLTLLCQLSANAETAPYPLDRPALTVHLADGQRLTFSLQQLQRLPQGSIQLRDGEGVMQNWVGVPLHQLLAQIPGADNGKPLHTTALNHYSVLVPYEDIQRYQPLIAYQLNGRFMSIRDYGPLYLIYPFDDHPELRQQMFYNRSIWQLSEIHVE